The DNA segment cctcagaaatccgcgaaccagcaaaaaatccgcaatatatatttaaatatgcttacatataaaatccgcgatagagtgaagccgcaaaaggcgaagcgcgatatagtgagggatcactgtactgtaaatCAGACACATTTCTCAGCACTGCAACAAAGCTCTTCCAAATAAATAAGCACCAACATTGTCCAAAACTACTATACGTtgtactagctgtaccccgtggctgcgcccacatggtaatgaaacaggacaaactttaaaaagcaatagacgttggcaccgtattctgatcgtgttcagctctgacgggagagtgttcctcgtgtggggagaaaagcacaaaagcacatggccatgatatctctggcaatcagcagctactctctaaaacacatggagctctgatctctctctctaaaacgtcaaacgttactccttaacaatctgtagctgataatgtctgttgaacaaacaagtATCGCTTGCGAAGCGGAGGCAAGgggcactccaacatgtggcgagacatAGTccaactcaaacagaggctggcgagtgcaTGAGgaagccccccacccccccagcccacagccactctgttggatttgcataaatacaagcAAACTTAGCgcgatgaaagaagtcacaaaatcaaccagaaagttcaagcaaattatagaaaacaaccgtATCTAAATCCGTtgagtaattctctcgtgaaaagaggacagacatacagacagaacgcacttggaccatgaaatttttaaaaccgtttcttagcgagcacctatgggccaagggtaacctacattccaaatttcaagtcctgatggtttgggagatttcatgATAAGTGAGTCAggggtatttggcttttatatacagtatatagattacaCATTTTAGCTACATTTTCTTGATGAGAAAAAAAGTCTTTTCTAAAAAGGCAACACTACAACCCGATACTTCTTATCACCATTTACCCACATTTTGTCAGATGTTTGCACTTCAAAAATCATCCAACTGGGGcaaaattgtatttacatttatttactttgctgacactttaatccaaagtgacttacaacatctgagatacaatttgttacatttattttatttttccaattggagcataggcaggtgaagtgacttactcagagTCACACCGTGCCAgtgatgggatttgaaccaataacctcagggtttgaagtctaaagccttaagcactgcaccacactgcctgcctgctgAATCAAAAGGTCCACAATGATTTTTAATGGGTAATTAGATGAATGTTTAATAGAATTAAGAAAGTTCCATGTAAGAGTTATATTCTTGCTACCTAATGAAGCTTATGCTTGCAATGATATATCCCCTTCCTGAAAataattagtaaaataaatatttgtattctttcTCAAAATatagtttcattttaaatgagacaCCCATGTTGTAAACAATGGTTGTGTGTACAATTTCCTTGTTAACAGGTAAGAAAGGAAAATTACGACTGTTTGTTTATAAATCATGGCAAGATGAGTGAAAACACTTTAAGGAGACAATTCTCCTGTGATTCTTCCAACAGAGGGAATAATTAACATGTGTCAGCCTATTTTTAAACCTGAGTTTGCGGAAATAAACAAGAACACCTTCTTACCTCATCAATTAGTTTTCTTGCATTAGCTATGGTATAGTCTCCAGCAAAAAATATGAACAGACAAGATTCTTCACTGTTTTTACGTCTTTGTCCATGGGAGATTGGAACAATGCTTCTACTGCGATCAGTTGACACCCTCACCCCCTTGAACTCGTCTGTACTGGGTGGTGCAACAAAATCCTCCACTAATGCATCCTCTGGCAGTAAACTCCAATTGGTTTCCCCAGACACAGGAGTAAAGTCATGAATATTACTCCAGTTGTTGTTAAAAATGCTCAAGCCTGCATCTTTAAACTGAAAGCCAAGCTCTGGATAATAGTACTGAAAACAGCCAAACTTCATGCCAGTAGAGGACTCAATAATTGGCTGGGTAGCACAGTTCAGAAATATGTCCATTTTCTTACAGTCCCTTGTGCGGAACTGCTGGCAAGCCACTATGCACTTGCAGTCTTTGCAGTCACGGAAAAACACACTACCTTTAACTGGACCAAGGAATATGGTACAATTAATACAGTCATCAATGGTGATTGTGGCGGAGTGATCAAAGATGAAAATGTTGCAATTTTCGCATTCCTGAATTACAAACTGCTGTCCATTGAGTGTACCTGGCAGACGACCTGCAGTCTGATCCTTTAGTCCATTCAGCATGTAATCTTTGGGGTCAACCTATATGGAGAAAAAGGAAAACCCGTCAATATGCCAATCGTCATAATCATAGACAGAATAAGCACTATAACAAATGATGAATCCTTTTAGACTTCAAAATCACTGTTCAGTAAGCAGCCAATAAAACCTGTGTTTTGGcgatttataagaaaaaaataaagctttcatAGAAAACAGCAATGATTGTAGACATATCAATCCCACAGAGATTCTGTCCAGATCTATAACTACTGAACTGGTGTTATAAAAGCCATATAAAGTAGTTCTTTTTAAGAAAACTGTATGAGAGATATGGAACATCTCAAATGAATtcttgttttgttaggttttgttttctcttctatTAAAATTCTCTGGTGATTTTTCTAGATTGACTTTGAAGTTATTATTTGTTGTGTAAGCTCTGCAAATTTGATCTGCTAGATTGTATACTCTGTTCATTTCTTGaaaaaattaactaataaaaatataaaaaagagacGTTGAACATAATAAATACTTGTTAGAATACTTCATGTTAGAATGAACTGCagggagaaaaaaagaataaggACTGCTGACTTTTCCAATCATATTTTAAATCTAGTTGgacattactgaaaaaaaaacaccaagccAAGCATGCAACCAATAAAAATGGCTTCTCAATGAGTGATCATAAGGGTCTTGCTGACTGATTGTGCCACAAGTCAAGAAAAATAGCAGCAACATTTTGACAAATATAACAAACTGTTCATTTCATGTATACAAATAAGTAAAGCTAATTTACTTTCCTTTCTTTGCCTTTCTGACTTTTAAATTATTACtcctctgtatgtgtgtatgaacAACATTCTACTAATTAGTTTAACTCATTTTCTAACCTCTGACTGTATATCATGCTTCCCGTGTCACAAGATAACCTGTTAGATGAAAACTAGTACTTACAGTATTGCTTTATTTACTGCAAGGCAATTTTCCAATACTTTTGGATACTAGGAGGTTTTGTTTGAGGTAACAGCACAATGCcaacttttaaatgtatttaattctaAAACTACTATATAGGCAGACATTTAGAAATAGGTATAAAGGGAATTGAATGAGAAAAATGTCTTATAGATTACTAGCACTCATGGTCTAGGAGGAGTAAATGTTATGTGGTGTACAGGTCTCATTTACATTACATTGATCTTGTTGCACAGTTTCAATCTTTactcttcaaaaataaataaatctctcttattataataaaaaatcttgggatgagatgtgacttttgaagagactttttggaatgaagtcccgtgagacagagacttttaacatgagattatttcaagtcacaccctacttacaaccattttcaaacaagaccaggtcatctaacctctcagtcgtgtgaatgttTTTATCAGACACATGTCCTGTGCTCTCAGCTATTATAAACAAGTGAGCCCgtgattcgccagcgaatcggaaatccaagaatggcaatcagtttctgagtgatgaaatatcatggagggtatatgcggtggtgtgggcggtcgcgtccgggcagcTGAACAACCTGgagtgcacgctttacctcaggtttagttcacaggtcgtaggcatggtaaagtttccatgtaattcaataacatgtatccatacgggctcatttacaggtcgtagccatacgagCTTGTGTCCGTATTattaatcgttgagctccctccatttggatacgtgcctcctttgaactaaagcggtttctttgtgtgggcgccttcgttcattacgtctagtttacaggtggtgttgtgtctcgtttactgttaggaagcatactccaacctatacacactgagtggtggcacagtggattattcgtgttggatctgtgcctctcttgcatgtagtgtttcagaaatgcgttgtaggcgcctttgagctctgtgttgttggagccgtgactcctttgcgtccgctgtttcagaggcgcgttcattttgtttatccatatgggctcgtttttgtatttccgttacttgaggtgtttcgttttggagccgtgacttcttcgcttgtggtgtttgtgaagcgcgtggtaggtgcctccgtttattgtttgtatcccaaacatgccacacagactgctggcacatacatactactgactctgggaggccgctgcatttgactgtgggttgtggtgtttgggcgccacctactgacttctgggaagccgctgcgtttgactctggggcgccacgACGCACTGCGCATGCATGTCGGTgcctccgtgcataaattaaaactgtggtt comes from the Erpetoichthys calabaricus chromosome 4, fErpCal1.3, whole genome shotgun sequence genome and includes:
- the rp2 gene encoding protein XRP2, which translates into the protein MGCLFSKKSKRKQEKDQSTNATGAISEEAPKQYSWDKREKVDPKDYMLNGLKDQTAGRLPGTLNGQQFVIQECENCNIFIFDHSATITIDDCINCTIFLGPVKGSVFFRDCKDCKCIVACQQFRTRDCKKMDIFLNCATQPIIESSTGMKFGCFQYYYPELGFQFKDAGLSIFNNNWSNIHDFTPVSGETNWSLLPEDALVEDFVAPPSTDEFKGVRVSTDRSRSIVPISHGQRRKNSEESCLFIFFAGDYTIANARKLIDEMIKKNFTLVQTKEVSMRPEDASRVFQQNAEEFSNLIEKGPVVALEFNGDGAVEACHSLANDVFNGTKVFLSESKASAAKDVDNFFNFADMQMGL